The DNA region TCCCCGGGTTGCGGGGGAGTATAATAGAAACCAGCCCTAGGGGCTAGAGTTTTAATCCCACGTCATAGGAGGTCCGGTTCTGATGAAGCAGTTGCGTTCCCTCACGGAGCTCTTGGATTACGCCAAGGAGGTAGGCCCCCTCAAGGTGAGCGTGGCCTGCGCGGAGGACGCGGAGGTCCTGGAGGCGGTGGAGGAGGCCCGCAAGGCGGGCATAGCGGAGGCCATCCTGGTGGGCAATGGGGAGGCCATCGCCTCCGTGGCGTCCAAGCTGGGGATAGACCTCTCCAACTATGAGGTGGTGGACGAGCGGGGCGGCGAGGCGGCGGCTGCGCTGGTGGCGGTGGAGCAGGTCTCCTCCGGCAGGGCCCACATCCTCATGAAGGGGATGGTGAAGACCGCAAACTTCCTCAAGGCGGTGCTCAACAAGGAGAAGGGGCTCCGGACCGGCTCCCTGCTGTCCCACGTTTACATCCACGACGTGGAGGGTTACGACCGCATATTCTTCATCACCGACCCGGCCTTCAACATGTACCCGGACCTGCCCGCCAAGGTCTCCATCGTGGAGAACGTGGTGAAGGTGGCCCACTCGTTCGGCATATCCTGTCCCAAGGTGGCGGCCCTGGCGGCGGTTGAGGTGGTGAACCCCGACATGCCCCCCACCCTGGACGCGGCGGCCTTGGTCCAGATGAACCGCCGGGGTCAGATAAAGGGTTGCGTGATCGACGGTCCCCTGGCGCTGGACAATGCGGTCAGCGAGGAGGCGGCCCGCCACAAGGGCATAGTCTCCGACGTGGCGGGGCACGCGGATATCCTCATGGTGCCCGACATCGAGGCGGGGAACATGATGGCCAAGGCCATAATCTACTTCGCCAAGGGCAAGACCGCGGGCCTGGTGGTGGGCGCCAAGGCCCCCATAGTGCTCACCAGCCGGTCCGACTCGGCGGAGACCAAGCTCCTGTCCATCGCCTCCGCGGTGGCCATGGCGGCCTTCGGGAAGAAGTAGCCCCAAACGCCCCCTCCGCCCCCCGGCGGAGGGGGAACTCCACCGGGGAGGGGTGTTGCCCTTGTCGTATCCCCTGATTCTCTCCGTCTATCCCAGGCATTTGAGCACCGACGTGGCCCTGTTCAGGGGGCCCGTTCGGGTCTTCGTCTCCTCCCGTTCCCACCGCCGGGAGGAGCTGGTCAGGTTCGTCCGGGTCCGGGATCAGCTACCCATCAGGATCCGGGCGGTGGAGGACGTGGCGGTGGAGCACTCCTTGGACCTGTCCTCGGTGGAGGCCTTCGTGGCCTGCGGGGGCCTGGTGGGCCCCGTTAGGGGTGGATTCTACCGGGTGGACCGGGCCATGGAGGAGGTCCTTGGCGATGGGACCTTCGGGGAGCACGTCTACAACCTGGGGGGCCTCATGGTCCACCGGCTCTCCCGATCCTACGGGGGCGTGCCCCTGGTGGGGGACCCGGTGAGCACCTTCGAGCTATGTCCCGAGGCCAGGCTTTCCGGCATGGTTGGATGCCATCGGGAGCCGGTCTTCCACGCCCTGTCCCAGCGGAGCGCCGCCAGGTTCGCCGCCGGGCGGCTGGGCAGGGCCTACCGGGACTGCAGGCTGGTGGTGGCTCACCTGGGCTACGGGATAAGCGTTGGGGCCCACCTGGATGGGCTGGTGGTGGAGGTGAACGATGCCCTGCATGGGGAGGGGCCCTTCTCGCTGGAGAGGGCTGGATCCCTGCCCACCTTGGGTCTCTTGGAGCTGGCCTACAGCGGCAGGCACGACATGGAGGACCTCAGGGGCATGATCACCCGGGATGGTGGTCTAGCAAGACACCTGGGATGCCGGGACTTCATGGGGGTGGAGGCCCTCGTGAGGCGTGGGGACCAGAGGGCCTTGGAGGTGTTCGACGCCTTCGTCTCCGGCATATCCAAGGAGATCGCCGCCAGGGCCACGGTCCTCCGGGGGGAGGTGGATGCGGTGGTGCTCACCGGTCCCATGGTCGCATGGGATCGGCTGGTGTCCCAGCTGGAGGATCGCTGTGGCTGGATTGCCCCCGTTATCACCGTGAAGGGGCAGGACGAGCTGGCGGACCTGGCCATGGGGGCTCTGGAGGTCCTGTCCGGCCGGGTGGAGCCCCTCGTCCTAGGAGATCGTTAGGGGGTGTTCCGGATGAATGTGGTTGACCGTCTTCGTACCGTTTATCTTGATGGTAGCTTTGGGGATCGCAAGGTTCACCTGCACCTATTCACCCCAGACCAGCCGTTCCGGGATCTGGTGGTGGTGTTTCACGGTGTTCACGGCAACGCCACTCCCGAGGAGGGGAACAAGTATGGGGACCTGGGGCGGATGATAGCCCAGCGGGGGGCCGCCGCGGCGGTGGTGGAGACCAGCCGTCTGCGGCGGGACCGGCAGGCCTTCGAGGGTGACAAGAACCGGTGGGCGGTGGAGGCCTTCTCCGGCAAGACCTTCGCCCAGGAGATCCAGGACCTGGCCTGGGCGGTCAGGGGGGCCACGGAGGAGGTTGAGGCCCCACGTCTTTGGCTCTGGGGCTTCTCCCTTGGGGGCATAGGGGCCATGCTAATAGCCTCCGGGCTCTGCTCCTCCCTGGGGGTCGATTCCCCCGCCTCGGAGGTGGAGGGGGTGGTGGTCTCCGGCACCGGCGACGTGCTTAGGGACACGGCGGACCTGGGGATGCTGAAGCTGCCCATCCTCAACAACCTGCCCGACAGGTCCCTTCTGCAGGATGCGGCCAGGAACCTGAAGGCCTCCTTCTTCGCCTCCTTCAGGGGGACCGAGGACGACCTCTTCGGGGTGGCCTCTTGCCGCCGGCTGGTGGACCTGGTGCCCCTGCCGGAGGAGGACAAGTTCATGCAGGAGCTTCCCGGGGTCGATCACTCTTTCCGGATGATGAACGGTCAGCCCTCCAGGGAGCCCTTAAGGCTCATGGTTGACCGGGTGAGGCTCCGCTGGGGGTGAAGCTGTTCGGAAGGTCCCAGGAGACTGGGGGCTTCGATCGACGGGACCGGGAACTGCTCATGGGGATGTTGGTCTCCATGGGGGCCCTGGTGAGGGACAACCTGAGCGCGGTCCTGGGGCGCCTCTCGGGCCCCCTGGATGACTGGGGCATGCCCCCCGATGAGCCGGTGGACTCCATGGAGGTCCGGGTGGAGCAGGAGTGCCTTAGGCTCATGGCCTTAAGGCAGCCCCTGAGGGAGGACCTCAGGTTCTGCTTCGCGGTGCTCCGGATAGCCAAGGACCTGGAGCGCATGGGGGATGAGGCCCAGAACGTGTACGAGGAGCTGTCTAACCTCAAGGGCCCGGTGGACCTGGCGGAGTGGGGGGAGCTCCCCCTGATGGGGTCCAGGTGCCTTGAGATGATGGATGACGCCATGGACAGCATGGTACGGCTCGACGGCCAGCTGGCGGTGGAGGTCTTCCGTCGGGATGACCAGGTGGACCAGCTGTGGGGAAGCCTGCGCCTTAGGGCCGCGGAGGCCATCGGGGATCGGTGCGGATCGGGAAGGGACTGGGCCATGGGGCTGCTATCCCTGCTGGCGGTGGGACGCCACCTGGAGAGGGTTGCGGACCACTGTGCAAACGTGGCCGAGCTGGCTTACTTCGTCATAACCGGGCGGAGGCTCCGGGGGGAGGAGATCCCCTGAGCCTCCGCCCGGGCCCATCCGGGGCTAGAGGATCGGCGAATGGGAGGGCTCCCAGGGGAAGATTATCCAGGTGTTCTGGCTCACCTCGGTGACGAACTTGTCCACCAGGGGGCGTCCCTCCGGTTTGGCGTAT from Thermanaerovibrio acidaminovorans DSM 6589 includes:
- the buk gene encoding butyrate kinase, translating into MLPLSYPLILSVYPRHLSTDVALFRGPVRVFVSSRSHRREELVRFVRVRDQLPIRIRAVEDVAVEHSLDLSSVEAFVACGGLVGPVRGGFYRVDRAMEEVLGDGTFGEHVYNLGGLMVHRLSRSYGGVPLVGDPVSTFELCPEARLSGMVGCHREPVFHALSQRSAARFAAGRLGRAYRDCRLVVAHLGYGISVGAHLDGLVVEVNDALHGEGPFSLERAGSLPTLGLLELAYSGRHDMEDLRGMITRDGGLARHLGCRDFMGVEALVRRGDQRALEVFDAFVSGISKEIAARATVLRGEVDAVVLTGPMVAWDRLVSQLEDRCGWIAPVITVKGQDELADLAMGALEVLSGRVEPLVLGDR
- a CDS encoding phosphate signaling complex PhoU family protein, with translation MKLFGRSQETGGFDRRDRELLMGMLVSMGALVRDNLSAVLGRLSGPLDDWGMPPDEPVDSMEVRVEQECLRLMALRQPLREDLRFCFAVLRIAKDLERMGDEAQNVYEELSNLKGPVDLAEWGELPLMGSRCLEMMDDAMDSMVRLDGQLAVEVFRRDDQVDQLWGSLRLRAAEAIGDRCGSGRDWAMGLLSLLAVGRHLERVADHCANVAELAYFVITGRRLRGEEIP
- a CDS encoding dienelactone hydrolase, which gives rise to MNVVDRLRTVYLDGSFGDRKVHLHLFTPDQPFRDLVVVFHGVHGNATPEEGNKYGDLGRMIAQRGAAAAVVETSRLRRDRQAFEGDKNRWAVEAFSGKTFAQEIQDLAWAVRGATEEVEAPRLWLWGFSLGGIGAMLIASGLCSSLGVDSPASEVEGVVVSGTGDVLRDTADLGMLKLPILNNLPDRSLLQDAARNLKASFFASFRGTEDDLFGVASCRRLVDLVPLPEEDKFMQELPGVDHSFRMMNGQPSREPLRLMVDRVRLRWG
- the ptb gene encoding phosphate butyryltransferase; protein product: MKQLRSLTELLDYAKEVGPLKVSVACAEDAEVLEAVEEARKAGIAEAILVGNGEAIASVASKLGIDLSNYEVVDERGGEAAAALVAVEQVSSGRAHILMKGMVKTANFLKAVLNKEKGLRTGSLLSHVYIHDVEGYDRIFFITDPAFNMYPDLPAKVSIVENVVKVAHSFGISCPKVAALAAVEVVNPDMPPTLDAAALVQMNRRGQIKGCVIDGPLALDNAVSEEAARHKGIVSDVAGHADILMVPDIEAGNMMAKAIIYFAKGKTAGLVVGAKAPIVLTSRSDSAETKLLSIASAVAMAAFGKK